One segment of Agrococcus sp. ProA11 DNA contains the following:
- a CDS encoding multidrug effflux MFS transporter, translating to MTVETGVAFSRRHRVITLIVLGLLAGLGPFTIDLYLPAFPAVKDDFSTTDAAVQLTLSATTLGFAFGQLVVGPLSDRIGRRKPLLIATSVHVLASVAVAMAPDLLTLSLMRIVQGFGAAAGTVVAMAMVRDLFGGKQLTTALSRLALVIGIAPIAAPVVGSWLVGIMHWRGLFWVLAAYAALVIVLQLLFLRETLPAWLRHAPGHSTLRQRYRAVLTDRVFIGVAVIGASIFGGMFAYISTSSLLLQEVYGFSPAEFGTVFALCSIGVLIGTQVAGRAANRFGPQWVLAVSTALLVVAAALVVTLDVAGLGIVGLVPPLVLFTFAFGLSMPCVQTLALAGHQNEAGTAASLLGALNMSIAGAVSPIVGLFEIEDAIPMGVIMLLCGVLATCSLWFIVRPRSVPAIA from the coding sequence GTGACGGTCGAGACCGGCGTCGCGTTCAGCAGGCGCCACCGCGTCATCACGCTCATCGTGCTCGGGCTGCTCGCCGGGCTCGGGCCGTTCACGATCGACCTCTACCTGCCGGCGTTCCCGGCAGTGAAGGACGACTTCTCGACCACGGATGCGGCCGTGCAGCTGACGCTCTCGGCTACCACGCTCGGGTTCGCGTTCGGGCAGCTGGTGGTCGGACCGCTGTCCGACCGCATCGGGCGGCGCAAGCCGCTGCTGATCGCGACCAGTGTGCACGTGCTCGCGAGCGTCGCGGTCGCGATGGCGCCCGACCTCCTCACGCTCTCGCTCATGCGCATCGTGCAGGGCTTCGGCGCCGCCGCCGGCACGGTCGTGGCGATGGCGATGGTGCGCGACCTGTTCGGCGGCAAGCAGCTCACGACGGCGCTCTCGCGGCTCGCGCTGGTGATCGGCATCGCTCCGATCGCGGCTCCGGTGGTCGGCTCCTGGCTGGTCGGCATCATGCACTGGCGCGGACTGTTCTGGGTGCTCGCGGCGTACGCCGCGCTCGTGATCGTGCTGCAGCTGCTCTTCCTGCGCGAGACATTGCCTGCCTGGCTGCGGCACGCGCCCGGGCACTCCACGCTCCGGCAGCGCTACCGGGCGGTGCTCACCGATCGCGTCTTCATCGGCGTCGCCGTCATCGGCGCGAGCATCTTCGGCGGCATGTTCGCCTACATCTCGACGTCGTCGCTGCTGCTGCAGGAGGTCTACGGCTTCTCTCCGGCCGAGTTCGGGACCGTCTTCGCGCTGTGCTCGATCGGTGTGCTCATCGGCACCCAGGTCGCGGGCCGAGCAGCGAACCGCTTCGGGCCGCAGTGGGTGCTCGCTGTCTCCACGGCGCTGCTGGTCGTGGCTGCGGCGCTGGTGGTGACGCTGGACGTCGCGGGGCTCGGCATCGTCGGGCTGGTGCCGCCGCTCGTGCTCTTCACCTTCGCGTTCGGACTCTCGATGCCGTGCGTGCAGACGCTCGCCCTCGCGGGCCACCAGAACGAGGCGGGCACCGCGGCGTCGCTGCTCGGCGCACTCAACATGTCGATCGCGGGCGCCGTCAGCCCGATCGTGGGTCTCTTCGAGATCGAGGACGCCATCCCCATGGGCGTCATCATGCTCCTCTGCGGTGTGCTCGCCACATGCTCGCTCTGGTTCATCGTGCGGCCGCGCAGCGTGCCCGCCATCGCCTGA
- a CDS encoding helicase HerA-like domain-containing protein translates to MTDELARVQAEIEAARQAQREAEARLAELQQSEERARDDTSATQSQTAAPAAAPSDAQREDGGPLDAEAVAEIRSGYAFAGAALEMGALVNGEADAETQVRIPLQMVNRHGLIAGATGTGKTKTLQVLTEQLSAAGVPVFAADIKGDLSGIATPGTSSDKLLARTAGIGQTWVPKAAPVEYFALGGVGHGVPVRATVLDFGPTLLSKVLGLNDTQESSLGLIFGYADQAKLPLIDLKDLRELLLFLTGDEGKEELRQLGGISSQTAGVILRELTAFSAQGADVFFGEPEIDTREFLRVTPEGRGVVSLLEVPGVADQPALFSTFLMWLLADLFEDLPEVGDIDRPKLVFFFDEAHLLFKDASKDFLAAIVQTVRLIRSKGVGIFFVTQTPKDVPSDVLAQLGSRVQHQLRAHTPDAEKALRATVRTYPKSAYDLEEVLTSLGIGEAIVTVMNEKGAPTPVAWTRLRAPEGSMDPTPEADIERAVQSSALLSKYGEAVDRQSAYEILQAKLQAAQKAEQDAAARDAADEEAKRLEAEAKRNRPKPSSTSSSSGGNVITDFLGSRSGQAMIRDVVRGIFGNRRR, encoded by the coding sequence ATGACTGACGAGCTCGCGAGGGTCCAAGCAGAGATCGAGGCAGCCAGGCAGGCGCAGCGCGAGGCCGAGGCTCGGCTCGCGGAGCTGCAGCAGAGCGAGGAACGTGCGCGCGACGACACGTCTGCCACGCAGTCCCAGACCGCGGCGCCCGCAGCGGCGCCGTCGGATGCGCAGCGCGAGGACGGCGGGCCGCTCGACGCGGAGGCCGTCGCCGAGATCCGCTCGGGCTACGCGTTCGCCGGTGCGGCGCTGGAGATGGGCGCGCTCGTCAATGGCGAAGCCGACGCCGAGACCCAGGTCCGCATCCCGCTGCAGATGGTCAACCGCCACGGGCTGATCGCCGGTGCCACCGGCACCGGCAAGACCAAGACGCTGCAGGTGCTCACGGAGCAGCTCTCGGCTGCCGGCGTTCCGGTCTTCGCCGCCGACATCAAGGGTGACCTCTCCGGCATCGCCACACCCGGCACATCGAGCGACAAGCTGCTGGCCCGCACAGCCGGCATCGGCCAGACGTGGGTGCCGAAGGCCGCCCCCGTGGAGTACTTCGCGCTCGGCGGCGTCGGCCACGGCGTGCCCGTTCGCGCGACCGTGCTCGACTTCGGGCCGACTCTGCTGTCGAAGGTGCTGGGTTTGAACGACACGCAGGAGTCCAGCCTCGGGCTCATCTTCGGCTACGCCGATCAGGCGAAGCTGCCGCTCATCGACCTGAAGGATCTGCGCGAGCTGCTGCTGTTCCTCACCGGCGATGAGGGCAAGGAGGAGCTGCGGCAGCTGGGCGGCATCTCGTCGCAGACCGCCGGGGTGATCCTGCGAGAGCTCACCGCCTTCAGCGCGCAGGGTGCGGATGTCTTCTTCGGCGAGCCAGAGATCGACACGCGCGAGTTCCTGCGCGTGACCCCCGAGGGACGCGGCGTCGTGAGCCTGCTGGAGGTGCCCGGCGTTGCCGACCAGCCGGCGCTCTTCTCGACCTTCCTCATGTGGCTGCTGGCCGACCTCTTCGAGGATCTGCCGGAGGTCGGGGACATCGACCGACCGAAGCTCGTCTTCTTCTTCGACGAGGCGCATCTGCTGTTCAAGGACGCCTCCAAGGATTTCCTCGCGGCCATCGTGCAGACGGTGCGCCTCATCCGTTCGAAGGGCGTCGGCATCTTCTTCGTCACCCAGACTCCCAAGGATGTGCCGAGCGACGTGCTCGCCCAGCTCGGATCCCGGGTGCAGCACCAGCTGCGAGCCCATACGCCGGACGCGGAGAAGGCGCTGCGCGCGACCGTGCGCACCTACCCGAAGAGCGCGTACGACCTCGAGGAGGTGCTCACGAGCCTCGGCATAGGCGAGGCGATCGTGACCGTGATGAATGAGAAGGGCGCGCCGACGCCCGTGGCGTGGACGCGGCTGCGCGCTCCCGAGGGCTCGATGGATCCGACGCCCGAGGCCGACATCGAGCGCGCCGTGCAGTCCTCCGCGCTGCTGTCGAAGTACGGCGAGGCCGTCGACCGGCAGTCGGCCTACGAGATCCTGCAGGCGAAGCTGCAGGCGGCGCAGAAGGCGGAGCAGGATGCGGCGGCGCGCGATGCCGCGGACGAGGAGGCCAAACGCCTGGAGGCGGAGGCCAAGCGCAACCGCCCGAAGCCCTCCTCCACGTCGTCGTCGAGCGGCGGCAACGTGATCACCGACTTCCTCGGCTCGCGCTCTGGTCAGGCGATGATCCGCGACGTCGTGCGCGGCATCTTCGGCAACCGACGCCGGTGA
- a CDS encoding ATP-binding protein has translation MSATAYTSRDVRPRVIGALRLKRVQLIVASILAIVLIAFFIVNPGNWALPWVWTAALLMAIATVLSLFAKQISGATMALVVPMLDLLAFGTLFAEPEVPRNVAIMMVMPAFWLGVTAGKRGIAIVAVASALLASVMILRAFNATGVSLTANVVGAVLVPIALIATAWFAYNYSRTIERQQLAIMQREREKTALAKERAADAGLLDAIFETARVGLLLLDADGNVKRLNSTLAQHPLLAGSSMSDLLRHARILELESRKEIPRYASPFVRAARGEAFDNVAFWVARSDRGDEMSAVTVSSRPITIDGEFRGSIASIDDVTTYMRMLEDRDDFVALVSHELRTPLTSIAGFLELVLDEELPESLRSWLMIVQRNGDRLRALVEDLLIVGEMSRGEVRLERSRVDLRVLAAEAVHTLNHRARRHGLRLHLEDGPPAVVEADPRRITQVIENLISNAIKYTPEGGSVDVRIDGEGEQWRVRVIDDGQGVPQAEALRVFERFYRSTSARSSGVPGAGLGLWICRMIMDAHDGSIAFESELGAGSTASFRLPASA, from the coding sequence GTGAGCGCCACCGCCTACACGTCCCGGGACGTCCGCCCGCGCGTCATCGGCGCACTGCGCCTGAAGCGCGTGCAGCTGATCGTCGCGAGCATCCTCGCGATCGTGCTCATCGCGTTCTTCATCGTCAACCCCGGCAACTGGGCGCTCCCGTGGGTGTGGACCGCTGCGCTGCTCATGGCCATCGCGACCGTGCTGTCGCTGTTCGCCAAGCAGATCTCCGGCGCGACCATGGCGCTGGTCGTGCCCATGCTCGACCTGCTGGCGTTCGGCACGCTGTTCGCGGAGCCCGAGGTGCCGCGAAACGTCGCGATCATGATGGTGATGCCGGCGTTCTGGCTCGGCGTCACCGCCGGCAAGCGCGGCATCGCGATCGTCGCGGTCGCCAGCGCGCTGCTGGCGTCGGTGATGATCCTGCGGGCCTTCAATGCCACCGGGGTGTCGCTCACCGCCAACGTCGTGGGGGCGGTGCTCGTGCCGATCGCCCTCATCGCGACGGCCTGGTTCGCATACAACTATTCCCGGACGATCGAGCGGCAGCAGCTGGCGATCATGCAGCGCGAGCGCGAGAAGACGGCGCTTGCGAAGGAGCGCGCCGCCGACGCCGGCCTGCTCGACGCGATCTTCGAGACGGCCCGGGTGGGCCTGCTGCTGCTGGACGCGGACGGCAACGTCAAGCGCCTCAACTCGACCCTCGCGCAGCACCCGCTGCTGGCCGGCAGCTCGATGTCCGACCTGCTGCGCCACGCGCGCATCCTCGAGCTCGAATCCCGCAAGGAGATCCCGCGGTACGCATCGCCGTTCGTCCGAGCAGCCAGAGGCGAGGCCTTCGACAACGTCGCGTTCTGGGTCGCGCGCTCGGATCGCGGCGACGAGATGTCGGCCGTGACGGTATCGTCGCGCCCGATCACGATCGACGGGGAGTTCCGCGGCTCCATCGCCTCGATCGACGACGTCACGACCTACATGCGCATGCTGGAGGACCGCGACGACTTCGTCGCTCTCGTCTCCCACGAGCTGCGCACACCGCTGACCTCGATCGCCGGGTTCCTCGAACTGGTGCTCGACGAAGAGCTGCCGGAGTCGCTGCGGTCGTGGTTGATGATCGTGCAGCGCAACGGCGATCGCCTCCGCGCGCTGGTCGAGGATCTGCTGATCGTCGGGGAGATGAGCCGGGGCGAGGTGCGGCTGGAGCGCTCGCGCGTCGACCTGCGCGTGCTCGCTGCGGAGGCGGTGCACACGCTCAACCACCGCGCCCGCCGGCACGGGCTGCGGCTGCACCTCGAGGACGGCCCGCCGGCGGTGGTCGAGGCGGATCCGCGGCGCATCACGCAGGTGATCGAGAACCTGATCTCGAACGCCATCAAATACACGCCTGAGGGCGGCTCGGTCGACGTGCGGATCGACGGCGAAGGCGAGCAGTGGCGCGTGCGTGTCATCGACGACGGCCAGGGTGTGCCGCAGGCGGAGGCGCTGCGGGTGTTCGAGCGCTTCTACCGCTCGACGAGCGCGCGCTCCTCGGGGGTGCCGGGAGCCGGACTGGGGCTGTGGATCTGTCGCATGATCATGGACGCGCACGACGGCTCGATCGCGTTCGAGAGCGAGCTGGGAGCCGGTTCAACCGCTTCGTTCCGCCTGCCCGCCAGCGCCTGA
- a CDS encoding glycosyltransferase family 2 protein — MTWLHDTLEAIFAVLAWPAAIYFLLANTAMLLLVLLAARHFARYLRTRHHRGDDAMAASPLSQGVTVLMPAYNEAAVIGTSVRSVLDLRYPDHEVIVINDGSSDDTMRVLRETYDLVPDDRDLPGRLPIRGTVRGVWRARGGVVPLVVVDKENSGRSDSINVGLDVASKDLVVMVDADSILEPDALLSVSKPFADDPDRVVATGGVVRIVNNSRVSGGRIVEMRMPKQLIARIQVVEYLRAFLLGRTAWSDLRALVLISGAFGMFRRDVLLELGGLDPDAIGEDFELVMRIQRWIRDGRRDARVAFVAEPVSWTEAPSTLAVLARQRRRWHRGLWEVLWKYRSMLCNPRYGRIGWLALPYYWLFELLAPLFELVGLVLVVLGLAVGAVDPTMALLLLLASYGYGTLVTLAAVIVEEASFHRYERWRDLGATLTAIVAESLGYRQLTAVWRLQGWWSGVTGQRQVWGEMTRTGFAGADDVSGAGGQAERSG, encoded by the coding sequence ATGACCTGGTTGCACGACACCCTCGAGGCGATCTTCGCCGTGCTCGCGTGGCCCGCCGCGATCTACTTCCTGCTCGCGAACACCGCGATGCTGCTGCTCGTGCTGCTCGCCGCCCGGCATTTCGCCCGCTACCTCCGCACCCGGCATCACCGAGGCGACGACGCGATGGCGGCATCGCCCCTGAGCCAGGGCGTGACCGTGCTCATGCCGGCCTACAACGAAGCAGCCGTCATCGGGACGAGCGTGCGGTCGGTGCTCGACCTGCGCTACCCCGATCACGAGGTCATCGTGATCAATGACGGCAGCTCCGACGACACCATGCGGGTGCTGCGCGAGACCTACGACCTGGTGCCCGACGATCGCGACCTTCCCGGCCGACTGCCGATCCGCGGCACGGTGCGCGGCGTGTGGCGCGCGCGCGGCGGTGTGGTGCCGCTCGTCGTGGTCGACAAGGAGAACTCCGGTCGATCCGACTCCATCAACGTTGGGCTCGACGTGGCGAGCAAGGATCTCGTCGTGATGGTGGATGCCGATTCGATCCTCGAGCCGGATGCGCTGCTGTCGGTGTCGAAGCCCTTCGCCGATGACCCCGACCGGGTGGTGGCCACAGGCGGCGTCGTGCGCATCGTCAACAACAGCCGCGTCTCCGGTGGCCGCATCGTCGAGATGCGGATGCCGAAGCAGCTCATCGCCCGGATCCAGGTCGTCGAGTACCTGCGCGCTTTCCTGCTCGGCCGCACCGCTTGGTCGGATCTGCGCGCGCTCGTGCTGATCTCCGGCGCCTTCGGGATGTTCCGCCGCGATGTGCTGCTCGAGCTCGGCGGACTCGACCCCGACGCGATCGGCGAGGACTTCGAGCTCGTGATGCGCATCCAGCGCTGGATCCGTGATGGTCGACGCGATGCGCGCGTGGCGTTCGTCGCCGAGCCCGTCAGCTGGACGGAGGCGCCTTCGACCCTGGCCGTGCTCGCGCGCCAGCGACGACGCTGGCATCGCGGCCTGTGGGAGGTGCTGTGGAAGTACCGCAGCATGCTCTGCAATCCCCGCTACGGCCGCATCGGGTGGCTCGCCCTCCCCTACTACTGGCTGTTCGAGCTGCTCGCGCCGCTCTTCGAGCTCGTCGGCCTCGTGCTCGTGGTGCTCGGATTGGCGGTCGGCGCGGTCGACCCGACAATGGCGCTCCTGCTGCTGCTGGCCTCCTACGGCTATGGCACGCTCGTGACGCTCGCCGCCGTGATCGTGGAAGAGGCGAGCTTCCACCGCTACGAGCGCTGGCGCGACCTGGGCGCCACCCTCACCGCTATCGTCGCCGAGAGTCTGGGTTACCGCCAGCTGACCGCCGTGTGGCGGCTCCAGGGCTGGTGGTCCGGCGTGACGGGACAGCGGCAGGTGTGGGGTGAGATGACGCGCACCGGATTCGCCGGCGCGGACGATGTGTCAGGCGCTGGCGGGCAGGCGGAACGAAGCGGTTGA
- a CDS encoding HEAT repeat domain-containing protein: MTPLPPAVMLAIALTTAAVVVGMLISLLVQRAVRHRSQRRRERLDRRLRPLVLLGTVAEDDEIESLLARVRALGDDEQRHVRRTVFHMLRDVTGEAADRLRLIGDAAGITERVFAASRDRSVSLRADAAEGLGLLRPPGALELLCRLAGDRSPVVRTVAVRALGAYTDTVAVDIAVSALAAGSEVPNSVAASALLDQGLAASDRVREALTDEDAGVRHGAARVAGLLQVPGSSDTLARLIHDPHPSVRLAAVRSLRRLPARSAVPGLLSLALADAGEGEAAARTLAAMPAAWTADAMARLDSDGSPAVRRAAELPRRETTA, translated from the coding sequence ATGACGCCGCTGCCGCCCGCCGTGATGCTGGCGATCGCACTGACCACGGCGGCCGTGGTCGTCGGCATGCTGATCTCACTGCTCGTGCAGCGCGCCGTGCGGCATCGAAGCCAGCGTCGGCGCGAGCGGCTCGATCGGCGACTCCGGCCGCTCGTCCTGCTCGGAACCGTCGCGGAGGACGACGAGATCGAATCCTTGCTCGCGCGCGTGCGGGCGCTCGGCGACGACGAGCAGCGCCACGTCCGCCGCACGGTCTTCCACATGCTGCGCGATGTCACGGGCGAGGCGGCCGATCGCCTGCGGCTGATCGGTGACGCCGCCGGGATCACCGAGCGAGTGTTCGCGGCGAGCCGCGACCGCAGCGTGTCGCTGCGCGCCGACGCCGCCGAGGGGCTCGGGCTGCTTCGGCCTCCGGGTGCGCTCGAGTTGCTGTGTCGGCTCGCGGGCGACCGGTCGCCGGTCGTGCGCACCGTGGCGGTGCGAGCGCTCGGCGCGTACACCGATACCGTCGCCGTCGACATCGCCGTCAGCGCCCTCGCGGCCGGCAGCGAAGTGCCGAACAGCGTCGCGGCCTCCGCCCTGCTGGACCAGGGCCTCGCCGCGAGCGATCGCGTGCGGGAGGCGCTCACCGACGAGGACGCCGGTGTGCGCCACGGTGCCGCGCGCGTCGCCGGCCTGCTGCAGGTGCCTGGCTCCAGTGACACGCTCGCGCGTCTCATCCACGACCCGCACCCTTCGGTCCGGCTTGCAGCCGTCCGCTCCCTGCGTCGTCTGCCCGCCAGGTCGGCGGTTCCCGGGCTGCTGTCGCTGGCGCTCGCCGACGCGGGCGAAGGCGAGGCCGCGGCACGCACACTGGCGGCAATGCCCGCGGCGTGGACCGCGGATGCTATGGCGCGGCTTGACAGCGACGGCTCGCCCGCGGTGCGGCGCGCGGCAGAACTCCCCCGACGGGAGACGACAGCATGA
- a CDS encoding response regulator gives MSARVLVVDDDRDIRDLVAIKLEAAGLEVVTRADGAQALDAIREGGWSVIVLDVMMPGMSGVDVLRVIRDDGDRTPVILLTARGQEKDIEAGFAAGADDYVTKPFSPRALLARISAAVG, from the coding sequence GTGAGCGCCCGTGTTCTGGTGGTCGACGACGACCGCGACATCCGCGATCTCGTCGCGATCAAATTGGAGGCCGCCGGCCTCGAGGTAGTCACGCGCGCGGACGGCGCGCAGGCGCTCGATGCGATCCGCGAAGGCGGCTGGTCGGTGATCGTGCTCGACGTCATGATGCCCGGAATGTCGGGCGTGGATGTGCTGCGTGTCATCCGGGACGACGGCGACCGCACCCCTGTCATCCTGCTCACCGCTCGGGGCCAGGAGAAGGACATCGAGGCGGGCTTCGCAGCCGGCGCCGACGACTACGTCACCAAGCCGTTCAGCCCCCGCGCGCTCCTGGCCCGCATCTCTGCCGCCGTCGGATGA